A region of Nitrospinota bacterium DNA encodes the following proteins:
- the metG gene encoding methionine--tRNA ligase — protein MPDSPLVITAALPYANGSIHLGHMVEYIQADIFARYHRMAGHKALFFCADDTHGAPIMIRARNEGTTPEAVIERFHKEHLEDFSAFNIKFDNYHSTNSEENRVLSEEIYLKLKSGGHITTRNVEQAYCDTDKMFLPDRFVRGVCPRCGAENQYGDSCDVCGAHYASTELKEARCSLCGAPPSRKMSSHYFFRVSDFIPALENYLEGDALQPEIKNFLATWLKEGLRDWDISRDGPYFGFKIPGEEDKYFYVWLDAPIGYISAAKNWAGKTGGNFDALWKSGDAKIHHFIGKDIVYFHTLFWIPMLEGSGYKKPDKIHVHGFLTINGEKMSKSKGTFLNARDYLSAGVNPELLRYYYATKLKHTVDDLDLNFQDFVFRVNAELVNKVANLGSRTITILNKNATLDNRLAGELGESQRGFLNEFIAESGDIAKEYEACDFSLAIKRVCRLADKANQYIDEKKPWDLKNDPAALSEVLAVGINAFRLLAIYLKPVVPAFVEKVERILKVEPFEWADSLRYLTGHQIGQFERLMDRVDMKDVEKVMAAAQKVEAPAKPAPAKKAKEVKVEEKPEEKGLIDFDDFSKVDLRTAKVVAAEKIEKAEKLLKLTIDVGGVQRPLVAGIAKHYTAEEMVGKTIVIVANLKPRKLMGIESQGMLLAVNDGERLAIVSPVSEMPSGIKVS, from the coding sequence ATGCCGGATTCCCCGCTGGTGATAACCGCCGCCTTGCCATACGCCAACGGCTCCATCCACTTGGGGCACATGGTGGAGTATATACAGGCGGACATTTTCGCGCGGTATCACCGCATGGCCGGTCACAAGGCCCTGTTCTTCTGCGCCGACGATACCCACGGCGCCCCGATTATGATCCGCGCCCGCAACGAGGGAACCACGCCGGAAGCGGTGATAGAGCGTTTCCATAAGGAACATCTGGAGGATTTCTCCGCGTTCAACATAAAGTTCGACAATTACCATTCCACAAACTCCGAAGAGAACCGCGTGTTGTCCGAGGAGATTTATCTTAAATTGAAATCCGGCGGCCACATCACCACCCGCAACGTGGAGCAGGCCTATTGCGACACGGACAAGATGTTCCTGCCGGACAGGTTCGTGCGCGGCGTGTGCCCCCGCTGTGGCGCGGAGAACCAGTATGGGGACTCCTGCGACGTGTGCGGCGCCCACTACGCCTCCACGGAGCTTAAAGAGGCCAGGTGTTCCCTTTGCGGCGCTCCGCCGTCACGGAAAATGTCGTCCCACTATTTCTTCAGGGTGTCGGATTTCATCCCGGCCCTGGAAAACTATCTGGAGGGGGACGCGCTCCAGCCGGAGATTAAGAACTTCCTGGCCACCTGGCTTAAGGAAGGATTGAGGGATTGGGACATCTCCCGCGACGGGCCTTATTTCGGGTTCAAGATACCCGGCGAGGAAGACAAATATTTCTACGTGTGGCTGGACGCGCCCATCGGCTATATCTCCGCCGCCAAAAACTGGGCCGGTAAGACCGGGGGGAACTTTGACGCGCTCTGGAAATCCGGTGACGCCAAAATCCACCACTTCATCGGGAAGGATATCGTATATTTCCACACGCTGTTCTGGATACCCATGCTGGAAGGCTCCGGTTATAAGAAACCGGACAAGATCCACGTGCACGGTTTCCTCACCATCAACGGCGAGAAAATGTCCAAGTCCAAAGGGACTTTCCTGAATGCGCGGGACTATTTGAGCGCTGGCGTCAACCCGGAGCTTTTACGCTACTATTACGCCACCAAGCTAAAACATACGGTGGACGACCTGGACCTGAATTTTCAGGATTTCGTTTTCCGCGTGAACGCCGAACTGGTGAACAAGGTCGCAAACCTGGGCTCCCGGACCATCACCATACTCAACAAGAACGCCACGCTGGACAACCGGCTGGCCGGTGAACTTGGAGAATCGCAACGGGGGTTTTTAAACGAGTTCATCGCCGAAAGCGGGGACATCGCCAAAGAATACGAGGCTTGCGATTTCTCACTGGCCATAAAAAGGGTCTGCCGCCTGGCGGACAAGGCCAACCAGTATATTGACGAAAAAAAACCCTGGGATTTGAAGAATGACCCGGCGGCGTTGAGCGAAGTCCTGGCCGTTGGGATAAACGCGTTCCGCCTGCTGGCCATATATTTAAAGCCCGTGGTTCCCGCCTTTGTGGAGAAGGTGGAGCGGATATTGAAAGTGGAGCCTTTCGAATGGGCCGACAGCCTGCGATACCTTACAGGGCATCAAATCGGCCAGTTCGAACGGCTGATGGATAGAGTGGACATGAAAGACGTGGAGAAGGTTATGGCCGCCGCCCAGAAGGTTGAGGCGCCAGCCAAACCCGCTCCCGCGAAAAAAGCCAAAGAGGTAAAAGTGGAAGAGAAACCGGAAGAAAAAGGGCTGATAGATTTTGACGATTTTTCGAAAGTGGACCTGCGCACGGCAAAAGTGGTGGCCGCCGAAAAAATCGAAAAAGCCGAAAAGCTGTTAAAACTCACCATAGACGTGGGTGGCGTTCAGCGGCCGCTGGTGGCGGGCATCGCCAAACATTACACCGCCGAGGAAATGGTTGGAAAGACCATCGTTATAGTGGCGAACTTGAAACCCCGGAAGCTGATGGGTATTGAATCGCAAGGGATGTTGCTTGCCGTGAATGACGGCGAGAGGCTGGCGATAGTGTCGCCGGTATCGGAAATGCCCAGCGGGATCAAGGTGTCGTAA
- a CDS encoding adenosylhomocysteinase: MNYDVKDMGLADKGRARIEWADQDMPVLRQIRERFAKEKPLAGIRMSACLHVTAETANLCRALVAGGADLTLCASNPLSTQDDVAAALTKHYGVPTNAIKGEDNDTYYRHLTTALDHNPNMTMDDGADLVTMILTKRTELASQVMASMEETTTGVIRLKAMEKDGILKFPVIAVNDADTKHLFDNRYGTGQSTLDGIIRATDMLIAGKKVVVSGYGWCGKGCASRAKGMGAQVVVVEVDPIRALEAAMDGFEVMPMNDAAKVGDLFITVTGGMDAIGKQHFPLLKSGAMMCNSGHFDVEIDIKSLEAMAVKKRKNIRNFVDEYELSNGRKVYILGEGRLINLAAAEGHPASVMDMSFATQALASEWAVKNKGNLSVKVHDVPKEIDQWVANLKLAAMGISIEKLTDAQKEYLTSWQHGT; the protein is encoded by the coding sequence ATGAACTACGATGTTAAAGACATGGGGCTGGCCGACAAGGGCCGCGCCCGCATCGAATGGGCCGATCAGGATATGCCGGTGCTCCGGCAGATCCGCGAACGGTTCGCAAAAGAGAAACCGCTGGCTGGCATCCGCATGTCCGCCTGTTTGCACGTTACGGCCGAAACCGCCAACCTCTGCCGCGCCTTGGTGGCCGGTGGCGCGGACTTGACCCTGTGCGCCTCCAACCCCCTGTCCACGCAGGACGACGTGGCCGCCGCGCTTACCAAGCATTACGGCGTGCCCACCAACGCCATCAAGGGCGAGGATAACGATACCTATTACCGGCATCTCACAACGGCGCTGGATCACAACCCCAACATGACCATGGACGACGGGGCCGACCTGGTGACGATGATCCTCACCAAACGCACCGAGCTTGCCAGCCAGGTGATGGCCAGCATGGAAGAGACCACCACCGGCGTCATCCGTCTGAAGGCGATGGAAAAAGACGGGATATTGAAGTTCCCGGTGATCGCCGTCAACGACGCGGACACAAAACACCTTTTCGATAACCGCTACGGCACAGGCCAGTCCACGCTGGACGGCATAATCCGCGCCACGGATATGCTCATCGCCGGCAAAAAGGTTGTCGTCTCCGGCTATGGCTGGTGCGGCAAGGGTTGCGCCTCCCGCGCCAAAGGGATGGGCGCCCAGGTGGTTGTTGTCGAGGTGGATCCTATCCGGGCGCTGGAAGCGGCCATGGACGGGTTTGAAGTTATGCCCATGAACGACGCGGCGAAAGTGGGCGACCTGTTCATCACCGTAACCGGCGGGATGGACGCCATCGGCAAACAGCATTTTCCGTTGCTGAAGAGCGGCGCCATGATGTGCAACAGCGGCCACTTCGATGTTGAGATAGACATCAAGTCGCTGGAGGCCATGGCGGTGAAGAAACGTAAAAACATCCGCAACTTTGTGGATGAGTACGAGTTGTCAAACGGCCGCAAAGTGTACATATTGGGCGAAGGCAGGCTAATCAACCTGGCCGCCGCCGAAGGTCACCCAGCGTCCGTTATGGACATGAGCTTCGCCACGCAGGCTCTGGCTTCCGAATGGGCCGTGAAGAACAAGGGGAACCTGTCGGTGAAAGTCCACGATGTGCCTAAAGAGATAGACCAGTGGGTGGCCAACCTGAAACTTGCCGCCATGGGCATCTCCATCGAGAAGCTCACCGACGCCCAGAAGGAATATCTCACCAGCTGGCAACACGGCACGTAA
- a CDS encoding methionine adenosyltransferase → MGRINYLFTSESVSEGHPDKICDQISDAVLDTIIGQDPMARVACETFCTTGLVLIGGEFTCDPSVKVDVAQIARDVVKDIGYNESAMGFDYKSCGVLNVMHGQSADIAMGVVREIPENQGAGDQGLMFGFATNETPEYMPMPILLAHKLMARTTELRKNGKMPYLRPDAKAQVTIEYVNRNPHRIDTVVLSTQHSEDVSEADLKKEVIEQIIKPIMPHNLFDEKKVKFHINPTGRFVIGGPHGDTGLTGRKIIVDTYGGVGSHGGGAFSGKDPSKVDRSASYMARYIAKNLVAAGIMDKCEVQLAYAIGVAEPVSVLVDSFGTRKIDQEKIQKIVREHFDLRPYGIIKTLGLRKPIFRKTAAYGHFGRELPEFHWEKTDMAETLRKAAGI, encoded by the coding sequence ATGGGCCGGATCAATTACCTGTTCACTTCCGAGTCAGTTTCGGAAGGTCATCCCGATAAAATTTGCGACCAGATATCCGACGCGGTGCTGGACACCATCATAGGGCAAGACCCTATGGCCCGCGTGGCTTGTGAAACCTTCTGCACCACCGGCCTTGTGCTTATCGGCGGCGAGTTTACCTGCGACCCCTCCGTGAAAGTGGATGTGGCCCAGATAGCTCGCGACGTGGTGAAGGATATCGGCTATAACGAGTCGGCCATGGGGTTCGACTATAAATCCTGCGGCGTGCTCAACGTGATGCACGGCCAGTCGGCGGATATAGCCATGGGCGTTGTCCGGGAAATACCGGAGAACCAGGGCGCCGGCGACCAGGGGCTTATGTTCGGTTTCGCCACCAACGAGACCCCGGAATATATGCCCATGCCCATCCTGCTGGCCCACAAGCTGATGGCGCGCACCACGGAGCTTCGCAAGAACGGCAAGATGCCCTACCTTAGGCCCGACGCCAAGGCGCAGGTGACCATCGAATACGTCAACCGCAACCCCCACAGGATAGACACGGTGGTCCTCTCCACCCAGCATAGCGAGGACGTTTCCGAGGCCGATCTGAAAAAAGAGGTCATCGAGCAAATAATAAAACCTATCATGCCCCATAACCTTTTCGACGAGAAAAAGGTGAAGTTCCATATCAATCCCACCGGGCGGTTCGTTATCGGCGGCCCCCACGGCGACACGGGGTTGACGGGGCGCAAGATTATAGTGGACACCTACGGCGGCGTGGGCTCCCACGGCGGCGGAGCTTTCTCGGGGAAAGACCCTAGCAAGGTGGACCGGTCGGCCTCCTACATGGCCCGTTACATCGCCAAGAACCTGGTGGCGGCTGGGATTATGGACAAGTGCGAGGTCCAGCTGGCCTACGCCATCGGCGTGGCGGAGCCTGTTTCGGTGCTGGTGGACTCTTTCGGCACCCGCAAGATAGACCAGGAAAAGATACAGAAGATCGTGAGGGAGCATTTCGACCTGCGCCCCTACGGCATCATAAAGACCTTGGGTCTGCGCAAACCCATATTCCGCAAGACAGCGGCTTACGGGCATTTCGGCAGGGAGCTTCCGGAATTCCACTGGGAGAAAACCGACATGGCCGAAACCCTGCGCAAGGCCGCCGGAATTTAA
- a CDS encoding cytochrome c-type biogenesis protein CcmH, whose amino-acid sequence MTDAVYERAARDLMCLCGCNQTIKNCPHINCEFAVPARVKIRQMSLSGKSYDEIVVNFVQENGEKILAQPKKEGFNLVGYILPFIAISFVGFMVYRIVRVWSIKGEALSAPAKTTAAPQAQAGGELMERLKKELSEFED is encoded by the coding sequence GTGACCGACGCGGTTTATGAAAGGGCCGCCCGGGACCTTATGTGCCTGTGCGGTTGCAACCAGACCATAAAAAACTGCCCGCACATAAATTGCGAGTTCGCGGTGCCAGCGAGGGTTAAAATCCGGCAGATGTCGCTTTCCGGCAAGTCTTACGACGAAATAGTAGTGAATTTTGTCCAGGAAAACGGTGAGAAGATTCTGGCCCAGCCTAAAAAGGAAGGGTTCAACCTGGTGGGTTATATCCTTCCCTTCATTGCCATCAGCTTCGTGGGATTTATGGTTTATAGGATAGTGCGGGTATGGTCAATTAAAGGCGAAGCTTTAAGCGCGCCCGCCAAGACCACCGCCGCGCCCCAGGCGCAGGCCGGTGGGGAGCTTATGGAGCGGCTTAAAAAAGAACTTTCCGAATTCGAGGATTAA
- a CDS encoding Crp/Fnr family transcriptional regulator translates to MGEIEFLRRINVFAGLDDARLLEISRRLAPVRFEKGSFIFYRNDLSDGIYFVAKGSIQIIIDNDENREIIVYTVPAGDILGELSLFENRLRSATAVALEECRLYKIPGDKFQEIIKQYPAVGENLAKVLINRLLAANEMIERLGAMDGTGRVVDFLRAAAQREGRRLEDGYLLEKRPTYNQVSHRLGVSEKTVYRTIHKLIEEGKIAMKGRGLLVNKSLFIG, encoded by the coding sequence ATGGGTGAAATAGAATTTTTAAGACGGATCAACGTGTTCGCGGGGCTGGACGACGCCCGGCTTCTGGAGATATCCCGCCGCCTGGCGCCGGTGAGGTTTGAAAAAGGCTCCTTCATTTTCTACCGGAACGATTTGAGCGACGGCATCTATTTTGTCGCCAAAGGCTCCATACAGATAATCATAGATAACGACGAGAACCGGGAAATCATCGTTTATACCGTGCCAGCCGGAGACATACTTGGGGAACTCTCCCTTTTCGAGAACCGGTTACGTTCCGCCACGGCGGTGGCCCTGGAGGAATGCAGGTTATACAAGATCCCCGGCGACAAGTTCCAGGAAATAATCAAACAGTACCCCGCCGTCGGGGAAAACCTGGCTAAGGTTCTGATAAACAGGTTATTGGCCGCCAACGAGATGATTGAGCGTTTGGGCGCCATGGATGGAACCGGGCGTGTGGTGGATTTTCTCCGCGCCGCCGCCCAGCGGGAAGGGCGGCGCCTTGAAGATGGCTACCTGCTGGAAAAACGCCCCACCTACAACCAGGTGTCGCACCGGCTGGGCGTTTCCGAAAAAACGGTTTACCGCACCATCCACAAACTCATCGAAGAGGGCAAAATAGCGATGAAAGGCAGAGGGCTTTTAGTGAATAAAAGCCTCTTTATCGGGTGA
- a CDS encoding CarD family transcriptional regulator: MKSGGQSAFTVGTKVIYPAHGIGVVERIEKREFGGAFEACYIIRFQKSGMVITAPIRSADTVGLRGVINKREVSKIMKILKDDRSEAVESNWNKRQKLYLEKIKSGSLFEVASVYRDLYFLRNTKGLSFGEQQVFDNAHKLIVSEIAESKGVREEKVVEMIKDVLTN; the protein is encoded by the coding sequence ATGAAGAGCGGTGGTCAATCTGCGTTCACGGTTGGAACCAAGGTAATTTATCCGGCCCATGGCATAGGCGTGGTGGAGCGGATTGAGAAACGGGAGTTCGGCGGCGCGTTCGAAGCCTGTTATATCATAAGGTTCCAGAAAAGCGGCATGGTTATCACCGCCCCTATCCGGTCTGCGGACACGGTGGGCCTTCGCGGGGTGATTAACAAGCGGGAAGTCTCCAAGATAATGAAAATCCTGAAAGACGACCGCTCCGAAGCTGTGGAGTCCAACTGGAACAAACGCCAGAAGCTTTACCTGGAGAAAATAAAAAGCGGTTCGCTATTCGAGGTGGCTTCCGTTTACCGTGACCTGTATTTCCTCAGGAACACCAAGGGGCTTTCTTTTGGCGAGCAACAGGTGTTCGACAACGCCCACAAGCTCATTGTAAGCGAGATCGCGGAGTCCAAGGGCGTTCGGGAGGAGAAGGTGGTGGAGATGATCAAGGATGTCCTCACCAACTAA
- a CDS encoding 50S ribosomal protein L11 methyltransferase — MNQVWVKITFTLSGADPDEAAGALAYDWDATTEVGEASIQGTEISIWLKESDFSPEKAQSISQLITAQFPTASVSSPIVERQPSEDWLARWKESFTPLELGNKIVVIPSWWVKDVPEGRARIILDPGMAFGTGHHGTTSACVEFIERKTPPTLLDIGCGSGILSIVAAKMGAALTVGIDNDAEATPIAVENARRNMVNTLFATGEADCVDKQFHMVVANLFLGPLVANAARFYGLVAPGGELVASGMRLDQAPAALTAFETAGFILNEQVIKEGWVTMALRKSA; from the coding sequence ATGAACCAGGTTTGGGTGAAAATAACCTTTACGCTTTCAGGGGCGGACCCAGATGAGGCCGCCGGCGCCCTGGCATACGACTGGGACGCCACCACCGAGGTGGGGGAAGCCTCCATACAAGGGACAGAGATTTCCATCTGGCTGAAAGAATCCGATTTCTCGCCGGAAAAAGCCCAATCCATCTCCCAACTGATAACAGCGCAATTTCCCACGGCCTCCGTAAGCTCCCCGATTGTGGAAAGACAGCCCAGCGAAGACTGGCTGGCCCGGTGGAAAGAGTCTTTCACGCCGTTGGAGCTAGGAAACAAAATTGTGGTCATCCCATCCTGGTGGGTAAAGGATGTCCCGGAAGGAAGGGCCCGTATTATATTGGACCCGGGCATGGCTTTCGGCACCGGGCATCACGGCACCACTTCGGCCTGCGTGGAGTTCATCGAGCGCAAAACCCCTCCCACACTTCTGGACATAGGATGCGGCTCGGGCATATTATCCATAGTGGCGGCAAAGATGGGAGCCGCGCTTACGGTGGGGATAGATAACGACGCCGAAGCCACGCCCATAGCGGTGGAAAACGCCCGGAGAAACATGGTTAACACCCTTTTCGCCACGGGGGAGGCCGACTGCGTGGACAAACAATTCCACATGGTGGTGGCCAACCTGTTCTTAGGCCCGCTTGTGGCCAACGCCGCCAGGTTTTATGGGCTGGTGGCCCCCGGTGGGGAGCTGGTCGCCTCTGGTATGCGGTTGGATCAGGCCCCGGCCGCGTTGACAGCGTTTGAAACCGCCGGGTTCATTTTGAATGAACAGGTTATAAAGGAAGGATGGGTCACCATGGCCCTTCGCAAGAGCGCTTAG
- a CDS encoding LON peptidase substrate-binding domain-containing protein, producing MTDFSEDFDSPVFPLPETVFYPKTTLSLLVFEPRYLAMVDTALKGDRLVSMANFQPGWEEEYFGNPAIREMVCVGKIVNHQRLADGNVHITLLGLTRARVLSEDFSRDYRMARLKAIPDASPGEDEWALTLRKAREVLKLWRATATPEKLKTVTVSNWENPVEDELVSFSYKLADTLKVDINAKIGLREAQSTLERLEMERSILSEVAEVLSKGIRRLGGIFYGFSLN from the coding sequence ATGACCGATTTTAGCGAAGATTTCGACTCCCCCGTATTCCCATTGCCGGAAACGGTGTTTTACCCGAAGACCACTTTGTCATTGCTGGTGTTCGAACCGCGCTACCTGGCCATGGTGGATACCGCTTTAAAGGGGGACCGGCTCGTTTCCATGGCCAATTTCCAGCCAGGCTGGGAAGAGGAATACTTCGGCAATCCCGCCATACGGGAGATGGTATGCGTGGGAAAGATAGTAAACCACCAGCGGCTTGCCGATGGAAACGTGCACATTACCCTGCTGGGCCTTACCCGGGCCAGGGTGTTAAGCGAGGATTTCAGCAGGGATTACCGCATGGCCAGGCTAAAGGCCATTCCAGACGCCAGCCCCGGGGAAGACGAGTGGGCCCTGACCCTCCGCAAAGCCCGCGAGGTTTTGAAATTGTGGCGGGCAACCGCCACGCCTGAAAAATTAAAAACGGTGACCGTTTCCAACTGGGAAAATCCGGTGGAAGATGAGCTGGTTTCGTTCTCCTACAAGCTGGCGGATACTTTAAAGGTGGACATCAACGCGAAAATCGGCTTGCGGGAGGCCCAATCCACGCTGGAACGTCTTGAAATGGAACGGTCTATACTTTCAGAGGTGGCCGAAGTCCTCTCGAAGGGGATTCGCAGGCTGGGTGGTATTTTCTACGGGTTTTCACTGAACTAG
- a CDS encoding peroxiredoxin, protein MATLVQQAAPDFSADAVMPDKTFKQIRLSDYRGKWLVLFFYPLDYTFVCPTEITALSDRASDFTKLGAEVVGCSVDSKFTHLAWMETPRAKGGLGSISFPLLADLTKKISSDYGVLIPAGIALRGLFIIDPDGKVAYEVVHDLGIGRNVNETLRVLEAIQTTRKTGEVCPADWKPGADTMKGDPKGSQEYFSKHGK, encoded by the coding sequence ATGGCTACTTTAGTTCAGCAGGCGGCCCCGGATTTTTCCGCCGACGCGGTGATGCCGGATAAAACTTTCAAGCAAATACGGCTTTCCGATTACAGAGGTAAATGGCTGGTATTGTTCTTCTATCCTCTGGACTACACCTTCGTATGCCCCACCGAAATCACGGCCCTTTCCGACAGGGCTTCGGATTTCACCAAGCTGGGCGCCGAAGTGGTGGGTTGCTCGGTGGACTCCAAGTTCACCCATCTGGCCTGGATGGAAACCCCGCGCGCTAAAGGCGGCCTGGGTAGCATCAGCTTCCCGCTGTTAGCCGACCTCACCAAAAAAATCAGCAGTGACTACGGCGTGCTTATCCCCGCCGGCATAGCCCTGCGCGGCCTGTTCATCATAGACCCCGACGGCAAGGTGGCCTACGAAGTGGTCCACGACCTGGGCATCGGCCGGAACGTGAACGAGACCCTGCGGGTTCTGGAGGCGATCCAGACCACAAGGAAAACTGGCGAGGTTTGCCCGGCGGACTGGAAACCCGGCGCCGACACCATGAAAGGCGATCCCAAGGGTTCCCAGGAGTATTTTTCGAAACACGGCAAATAA
- a CDS encoding deoxyribonuclease IV, giving the protein MGAHMSIAGGVATAPARAVAVGANTIQIFTRNNTQWKTKPLTGEEALLFAENARRTGVSVFAVHSCYLINLASPDKEILSKSREAFIDEMDRADALDIPCLVFHPGAHMGAGEEKGIQRIADSLNWALDKRPRSKVTLTLETTAGQGTSLGHRFDQLAAILEKMAPPERLAICVDTCHIFAAGYDISAEAGYNETFRSFDSTLGAGRIKLFHVNDSKTPLNSRVDRHEHIGKGKIGLEGFRLLMNDQRFVNTPMILETPKGPDGKEDIVNLKTLRKLTGRRN; this is encoded by the coding sequence ATGGGCGCCCACATGTCCATAGCCGGGGGAGTGGCCACGGCGCCCGCCCGGGCCGTGGCTGTGGGGGCAAACACCATCCAGATTTTTACGCGGAACAATACCCAATGGAAAACCAAGCCGCTGACAGGCGAAGAAGCGCTCCTCTTCGCGGAAAACGCCAGGCGGACGGGTGTAAGCGTATTCGCCGTCCACTCCTGCTACCTGATAAACCTGGCCTCGCCGGATAAAGAGATACTCTCCAAGTCCCGAGAGGCGTTTATAGACGAGATGGACAGGGCCGACGCGCTAGATATCCCATGCCTGGTGTTCCACCCAGGCGCGCATATGGGGGCTGGGGAGGAGAAGGGCATCCAACGGATCGCCGACTCCCTCAACTGGGCGCTGGATAAAAGGCCTCGTTCGAAAGTGACTTTGACGCTGGAGACCACCGCGGGCCAAGGCACAAGCCTGGGGCACAGGTTCGACCAACTGGCGGCGATACTGGAGAAAATGGCGCCGCCGGAGCGGTTGGCCATTTGCGTGGACACCTGCCACATCTTCGCCGCAGGTTATGACATCAGCGCTGAAGCGGGATACAACGAAACGTTCAGAAGCTTCGATTCCACCCTGGGCGCTGGCCGGATAAAACTTTTCCATGTCAACGACAGCAAGACCCCGCTGAACTCCCGGGTTGACCGGCACGAACACATCGGCAAAGGCAAAATCGGGCTTGAGGGTTTTCGACTGCTTATGAACGACCAGCGGTTCGTAAACACCCCGATGATTTTAGAAACGCCCAAAGGGCCGGATGGCAAGGAAGACATCGTGAATTTGAAGACGCTGAGGAAGTTGACGGGCAGGCGGAATTAA